The Streptomyces sp. NBC_01197 genome window below encodes:
- a CDS encoding MerR family transcriptional regulator has protein sequence MTADDSFGRLDDDDYPAYTMGRAAEMLGTTQGFLRAIGEARLITPLRSEGGHRRYSRYQLRIAARARELVDQGTPIEAACRIVVLEDQLEEAQRINEKYRRAAESTEPPVG, from the coding sequence ATGACAGCAGACGACTCGTTCGGCCGTCTCGACGACGACGACTACCCCGCCTACACCATGGGCCGGGCCGCCGAAATGCTCGGCACCACGCAGGGCTTCCTCCGCGCCATCGGCGAAGCCCGCCTCATCACCCCGCTGCGTTCCGAGGGCGGCCACCGCCGCTACTCCCGCTACCAGCTGCGCATCGCCGCCCGCGCCCGGGAACTCGTCGACCAGGGCACACCCATCGAGGCCGCCTGCCGCATCGTCGTCCTTGAGGACCAGCTCGAAGAAGCCCAACGCATCAACGAGAAATATCGCCGCGCCGCCGAATCGACGGAACCGCCCGTGGGGTGA